From one Mytilus trossulus isolate FHL-02 chromosome 10, PNRI_Mtr1.1.1.hap1, whole genome shotgun sequence genomic stretch:
- the LOC134688101 gene encoding protein Son-like, with translation MKNKKRKVELRQEIEKRMKELEELEELELKGVSKPKKEKSGKKVEQSKKIKGKRKETDKEKGKETDKGKDKGKDKGKDKGKGAVKDKGDEFSSLSVKHLRKDAKTKKIVEKHMKQMIATESNSESDSSLSSSLSSDSSMSSTGNESEPNFVSSSDSDSQTTHKKKNKHKKKKVRSGIKDRPHDKVKIKMNWPQSELKYELTNRKAVEFRQLTMKFGFPIGYTAGDIVDIKKPRNHSGARDFPDFILKYLKKELEYKAVIDWAFKNDSTILYSHKNPEVISEKLGKEESCSKWLIDDKLSLHLRKTETVMCGSKRKISKVCNFDVTYDFAGAEKSEEANVVFDLLGRLLNSCDLEE, from the exons ATGAAGAACAAGAAGAGAAAGGTGGAATTACGACAGGAAATAGAGAAGAGAATGAAGGAATTGGAGGAGTTGGAGGAGCTCGAGTTAAAAGGGGTCTCTAAGCCGAAGAAGGAGAAATCCGGCAAGAAGGTGGAACAGTCCAAGAAGATCAAAGGTAAAAGGAAAGAAACAGATAAAGAGAAAGGTAAAGAAACAGATAAAGGTAAAGATAAAGGTAAAGATAAAGGTAAAGATAAAGGCAAAGGGGCAGTTAAAGATAAAGGTGATGAATTTTCTAGTTTAAGTGTTAAACATTTGAGAAAAGATGCAAAGACTAAGAAAATTGTAGAAAAACATATGAAGCAAATGATAGCCACAGAGTCTAACTCAGAGTCTGATTCTTCTTTAAGTAGTAGTTTAAGTTCTGATAGTAGCATGAGTAGTACGGGTAATGAGTCAGAGCCAAATTTTGTATCTAGTTCGGACTCTGATAGTCAAACtacacataaaaagaaaaataagcatAAGAAAAAGAAGGTCAGATCTGGTATTAAGGATAGACCTCATGATAAGGTTAAAATAAAGATGAACTGGCCGCAATCTGAGCTCAAATATGAGTTAACAAATAGAAAGGCTGTGGAGTTTAGACAGCTAACCATGA AATTTGGTTTTCCCATTGGTTATACAGCAGGTGATATAGTAGATATCAAAAAGCCTCGTAATCATAGCGGTGCTAGAGATTTTCCAGATTTCATTTTGAAGTATTTGAAAAAGGAGTTAGAATATAAAGCTGTTATTGATTGGGCCTTTAAAA ATGATAGTACCATACTATACTCTCATAAGAACCCAGAAGTTATATCGGAGAAACTGGGTAAGGAAGAATCTTGTAGCAAATGGCTGATTGATGATAAATTATCACTTCATTTAAGGAAAACAGAAACTGTTATGTGTGGGTCAAAACGTAAAATATCTAAAGTTTGTAACTTTGATGTTACTT ATGATTTTGCTGGAGCTGAAAAATCAGAAGAGGCAAATgttgtatttgatttattaggAAGACTTTTAAACAGTTGTGATCTTGAAGAATAA